GCGAAGATCTTCCTCAGAAAGAAGGGCAACATCACGGCGACCAAATAAGCATCGTACTGCTGAGAAGTGCCGAAATAGCCTGCAAACATGGAGTCTCTCACAAGACCGGAGACTCTCGAAAGCAGTGTTGCTATGGCAAAGATAGCTGTATTTTTAACTGTGCTGGCCGTCATTTGATCCTCCAAAGAAGATTATAATACAGGCGGCCGATTTCGACTGAGAGATCCTTTGGATAGATACACCTGATGAGAATTATAAGGTTTCGCTTAGTGTTCTCGAGAAAAACTCTTGAATCCCTACTGTTTGGCTTTTTGCAGGGTGAACCCTTAAAGAATCACTCATGGATCTGTGCTATACTGTTCATGAAAGAGCCGGTCTCACCCTATAGCCGGCCAACAACGCCGGAAGGAGTGTAGCCGCATGGTCACTGGCGGCGTCCGAAGTCGATGAAAAAAGTTGCACTGATCTTTGGAACCAGACCGGAGGCAGTAAAGATGGCACCGGTCTATCTGGCTATGAAAAACTCAAAACTCGAACCAATAGTGATTGCGACGGCACAACATCGTCAGATGCTCGATCAGGTTCTCGGACTCTTCGGAATAAACCCCGACTTCGATCTTGACATAATGCAGGAACGTCAGTCGCTATCTGGATTGACTTCGAGGTTGATCCAGAAGCTCGACGAGATTTACGCGGCAAACTCCTTCGACGCCACCCTGGTTCAGGGTGACACGACGTCTACATTTACGGGTGCGCTCGTTTCCTTCTACCATAAGATTCCAGTGGGTCATGTCGAAGCCGGGCTCAGGACCGACAATATCTACAACCCATTCCCCGAGGAGGTCAACCGCAGATTGAACGGAGTTCTCTCGACCTATCACTATCCTCCAACCGAAAGCGCCAGGGGCAATCTGCTCCGTGAGGGTGTTCCCTCCGATAGGATGATAGTGACGGGGAACACGGTTATAGACGCATTGCTGTGGACTATCGAGAACAAAGCCGGAGCCACTTCCTCATTCAGGGAGAAGTTCGGCCTTGAAAGCGGCCAGTACATCCTTATGACTATGCATAGAAGGGAGAACTGGGGAGAGCCGATGAGAAACGTGATGCTGGCCGTGAGGGATATACTCGATTCCATGCCGGAGATGAAGCTGGTTTTCCCGGTTCACCTGAATCCGGTCGTGAGAGAGACTGTCTACCCTTTGCTAAAAGGACATAAAAGGGTAATCCTCACAGATCCACTCGATTACTTGCCTTTCGTCTCTCTAATGGAAAAGGCGGCCCTGATACTCACAGATTCC
This portion of the Mesotoga infera genome encodes:
- the wecB gene encoding non-hydrolyzing UDP-N-acetylglucosamine 2-epimerase, yielding MKKVALIFGTRPEAVKMAPVYLAMKNSKLEPIVIATAQHRQMLDQVLGLFGINPDFDLDIMQERQSLSGLTSRLIQKLDEIYAANSFDATLVQGDTTSTFTGALVSFYHKIPVGHVEAGLRTDNIYNPFPEEVNRRLNGVLSTYHYPPTESARGNLLREGVPSDRMIVTGNTVIDALLWTIENKAGATSSFREKFGLESGQYILMTMHRRENWGEPMRNVMLAVRDILDSMPEMKLVFPVHLNPVVRETVYPLLKGHKRVILTDPLDYLPFVSLMEKAALILTDSGGIQEEAPALGKPTLVLRETTERPEAIKAGTALLVGTDRKRVFQETIRLLTDRSAYERMALASNPFGDGKASLRIAEHLELVLG